In Pyrus communis chromosome 1, drPyrComm1.1, whole genome shotgun sequence, the following are encoded in one genomic region:
- the LOC137739615 gene encoding UDP-glycosyltransferase 74F2-like, with amino-acid sequence MEGDKGYTAHVLAVPYPSQGHINPLLQFCKRVSSKGKGIKVTLANTVFIANSLQRTSSGSVYFDTISDGYDEGGFAQAGSVADYLSRMEAVGSKTLAELIKKHQNSPQPIDCIVYDPFLPWALEVAKQFGMLACAFFTQTCTVNYAYYLQHHGKLTISSVPGLHDVLEPRDFPSFISVPGSYPAYFEMVLNQFSNTHKADFIFVNTFYKLEQETVDSMSKDCTNLLTIGPTIPSFYLDNSIKDDKDYGVHLFKFDSTCTDWLNTKPAGSVVYVAFGSMANLSDNQMEELAFGLKESGFHFLWVVRPSEEAKLPSKFVEETSNSGQGLVVKWSPQLEVLSHAAVGCFFTHGGWNSTIEALSLGVPMIAMPQWTDQPTNSKLIEDVWKVGVRVKVYDHDHDEINDRGENVNGMVGREEFKRCIRKVMEDEKDAIEMKKNAKKWRELAIEAVSEGGTSDKNIQEFVSKLTTAA; translated from the exons atgGAAGGTGATAAAGGTTATACAGCTCATGTGTTGGCAGTTCCTTATCCTTCTCAAGGTCACATAAACCCGTTGCTCCAATTCTGCAAGCGCGTTTCCTCTAAGGGCAAGGGCATCAAAGTGACTTTAGCCAACACCGTCTTCATCGCCAACTCATTGCAGCGCACATCATCGGGCTCCGTCTACTTCGACACCATCTCCGATGGCTACGACGAAGGCGGCTTTGCTCAAGCTGGGAGCGTCGCCGACTATCTATCCCGGATGGAAGCCGTGGGATCCAAAACCCTAGCCGAGCTCATTAAAAAGCACCAAAACTCACCCCAACCTATAGATTGCATTGTTTACGATCCCTTTTTACCTTGGGCCTTGGAAGTAGCCAAACAATTTGGTATGCTTGCCTGTGCCTTTTTTACTCAAACATGCACGGTTAATTACGCTTACTATCTCCAGCATCATGGGAAACTGACGATTTCTTCTGTTCCGGGGTTACATGACGTGCTTGAGCCTCGAGACTTCCCGTCCTTCATTTCTGTCCCGGGCTCGTATCCAGCTTACTTTGAGATGGTGTTGAACCAATTTTCTAACACCCACAAAGCTGATTTCATTTTTGTCAATACTTTCTACAAGTTAGAGCAAGAG ACGGTGGATTCCATGTCAAAAGATTGTACAAATTTGTTGACAATAGGGCCAACAATTCCATCTTTTTACTTGGACAACAGCATCAAAGACGACAAGGATTACGGGGTCCATCTTTTCAAGTTCGACTCGACCTGCACAGACTGGCTCAACACCAAGCCAGCAGGCTCGGTTGTATACGTGGCGTTTGGTAGCATGGCCAATCTAAGTGACAATCAGATGGAGGAGCTTGCATTTGGGCTGAAGGAAAGCGGCTTCCACTTCTTGTGGGTGGTTAGGCCTTCGGAGGAGGCAAAGCTTCCCTCCAAGTTTGTCGAAGAGACAAGTAATAGCGGTCAAGGGTTAGTAGTAAAATGGAGCCCTCAGTTGGAGGTGCTGTCGCATGCGGCGGTGGGATGTTTTTTCACACACGGCGGGTGGAATTCGACAATCGAGGCATTAAGCTTGGGAGTGCCAATGATTGCAATGCCGCAGTGGACCGACCAGCCTACTAATTCTAAGCTAATTGAGGATGTTTGGAAGGTTGGTGTTAGAGTGAAGGTTTATGATCATGATCATGATGAGATAAACGATCGCGGTGAGAATGTTAATGGGATGGTAGGAAGAGAAGAGTTTAAGCGTTGCATTAGGAAAGTGATGGAAGATGAGAAGGATGCGattgaaatgaaaaagaatgcAAAGAAATGGAGGGAGTTGGCAATAGAGGCTGTGAGTGAGGGTGGCACTTCGGACAAAAACATCCAAGAATTCGTGTCCAAATTGACAACAGCAGCCTAA